In one window of Opitutus sp. GAS368 DNA:
- a CDS encoding DUF6614 family protein, with protein sequence MIHYHVWFNLKPGVREADGLAVVGRFLTNLCASDEATKFQLLRNKGGPPRSKLPRYHALVQFVDEVQLAEAMKKQAARGIHSGLHGNVIDVVTDFHVEIFSLMEEPLIDSILGL encoded by the coding sequence ATGATCCACTATCACGTCTGGTTTAATTTGAAACCCGGGGTCCGCGAAGCCGATGGACTGGCTGTGGTTGGACGGTTCTTGACGAATCTCTGCGCGAGCGATGAGGCCACGAAGTTTCAGCTTCTCCGGAACAAGGGTGGACCTCCGCGATCCAAGCTGCCGCGCTACCACGCCCTGGTTCAATTCGTGGATGAGGTCCAGCTGGCGGAGGCGATGAAGAAGCAAGCCGCCCGAGGCATACACTCAGGGTTACATGGCAACGTGATCGATGTCGTGACTGATTTCCACGTTGAGATTTTTTCCCTCATGGAAGAGCCGTTGATCGATAGCATACTTGGTCTCTAG